In one Vagococcus entomophilus genomic region, the following are encoded:
- a CDS encoding LysR family transcriptional regulator has protein sequence MLDYRYQTFMVLCDKKNYTQTAKALFITQPAVSQHIQWLEKKHGISLFEYRHRKLSLTKKGEELYRYVTELQANIVKIEHELVHDSSKKQQIRFATTLSIQEYLLPQLIEKMLLQEQAVAVSCAVENTERILQLLTQGKIDFALIEGNFPKEFFSYIELGQQPLVMVAAQESTLDARKTYLLSELLAENFITREKGSGTRKLVDMVLSEQNFEVADFAQCVTVNHFHTIKYLLKENRGISFLYEAVVKEEIRQKQLKKIKVLHVHSAHQFAFVYLKDSLFETELMQMAEQVQNLLQYIEKRETTP, from the coding sequence ATGCTAGATTATCGGTATCAAACATTCATGGTCTTGTGTGATAAGAAAAATTATACACAAACAGCCAAAGCGCTGTTTATTACCCAACCCGCTGTTTCCCAACATATTCAATGGTTAGAAAAAAAGCATGGAATTAGTTTATTTGAATATCGCCATCGCAAACTCTCGCTAACAAAGAAAGGCGAAGAACTCTATCGCTACGTGACGGAGCTCCAAGCCAATATAGTCAAAATCGAGCATGAGTTAGTCCACGATTCTTCTAAAAAACAACAAATCCGCTTTGCAACAACACTATCCATTCAGGAATATCTTTTACCACAGTTAATTGAAAAGATGCTGCTTCAAGAGCAAGCAGTCGCTGTTTCATGTGCTGTTGAAAATACGGAACGCATCTTACAACTCCTAACCCAAGGCAAAATTGATTTTGCTCTAATCGAAGGGAACTTCCCTAAAGAATTTTTTTCCTATATCGAGTTGGGACAACAACCTTTGGTGATGGTAGCAGCGCAAGAGAGTACGCTTGACGCACGTAAAACGTATCTGTTGTCTGAACTACTAGCAGAAAATTTTATCACAAGAGAAAAAGGTTCTGGCACAAGGAAACTAGTAGATATGGTATTGAGCGAACAAAATTTTGAAGTTGCGGATTTTGCGCAATGTGTGACGGTTAACCATTTTCATACAATCAAATATTTATTGAAAGAAAATCGAGGGATTTCTTTTTTATACGAGGCAGTGGTCAAAGAGGAGATAAGACAAAAACAACTCAAGAAAATCAAGGTCCTCCATGTTCACTCAGCACATCAGTTTGCGTTTGTTTATTTGAAAGATAGTCTTTTTGAAACAGAGCTCATGCAAATGGCTGAACAGGTACAAAACTTACTGCAGTATATAGAAAAAAGAGAAACAACCCCTTGA
- a CDS encoding class I SAM-dependent methyltransferase: MSNNHYYTNQPETPHQKDTWSFKLKDNTFFFTTDSGVFSKKTVDFGSRVLIDTWPESDLPEGSLLDVGCGYGPIGLALAHATGRQVEMVDVNERAVALAQENARNNHLEHTAIHISNIYDNVYEEHYAAIVSNPPIRAGKKVVHEILTGAFSRLKVGGTLTVVIQKKQGAPSAMQKMEETFGNVATLKKEKGYYILQSVKKK; encoded by the coding sequence ATGAGTAATAATCATTATTATACCAATCAACCGGAAACGCCACATCAAAAGGATACGTGGTCGTTTAAACTGAAGGACAATACGTTTTTCTTTACGACGGATAGCGGTGTTTTTTCCAAAAAGACGGTGGATTTTGGCTCGCGCGTGTTGATTGATACTTGGCCAGAAAGTGATTTGCCAGAAGGGTCTCTTCTTGATGTTGGGTGCGGGTACGGACCCATTGGTTTAGCGTTAGCACATGCGACTGGACGTCAGGTTGAAATGGTAGATGTCAATGAGCGTGCGGTTGCCTTGGCACAAGAAAATGCACGTAACAATCATTTAGAGCATACCGCAATTCATATATCCAATATCTATGACAATGTTTATGAAGAGCACTATGCTGCGATTGTGAGTAATCCTCCGATTCGTGCAGGAAAAAAAGTGGTGCATGAGATCCTAACGGGGGCGTTTTCGCGACTGAAAGTTGGTGGAACTCTAACCGTGGTAATCCAAAAAAAACAAGGAGCACCCAGTGCGATGCAAAAGATGGAAGAGACGTTTGGCAATGTGGCAACGTTAAAAAAGGAAAAAGGGTATTACATTTTACAGAGTGTAAAAAAGAAATAG
- a CDS encoding YeiH family protein has product MNTITHWVKEHVSGIVSCVALAFIAQIIGKLFPQIGAALFAIFLGIILGNTVLNHPSFNKGVKFSESRLLEYSICLTGLTLNIRDVLSVRANGILFIALQMTATIFFAYLIGKKMRFHRKFALLMCAGNAVCGSSAIGSVAPILEADEKDKGISITIVNLTGTVLMITLPILTSFFYHHEVIPTSAMIGGTLQSIGQVIASAKLVSDGVVQYATIFKIIRIIFLVVVAFAFSKMNTQNHGRLFDKKCIKHSSQTTKKTKIGIPWFILVFFACCLFVTFIKVPHFLPLTAKTISNQFEIIALAGIGMRVKFADLIKEGPKAMMYGLSIGFSQIIIALLLIALFF; this is encoded by the coding sequence TTGAACACCATAACACACTGGGTGAAAGAGCATGTATCCGGCATTGTTTCCTGTGTCGCCCTAGCTTTTATCGCCCAAATCATCGGGAAGCTTTTCCCACAAATCGGTGCAGCACTTTTTGCTATCTTTTTAGGAATTATTTTGGGGAACACCGTGCTCAACCATCCTAGCTTTAATAAAGGCGTCAAATTTTCAGAAAGTCGTCTGTTGGAATATTCCATCTGCCTGACTGGGCTCACCCTAAATATCCGTGACGTCCTAAGCGTGCGGGCAAACGGCATTTTATTTATCGCGCTACAAATGACTGCGACCATCTTTTTTGCTTATCTCATAGGAAAAAAAATGCGGTTCCACCGAAAGTTTGCTCTTTTGATGTGTGCCGGAAATGCCGTCTGTGGTTCTTCTGCAATCGGTAGTGTCGCCCCCATCCTTGAGGCGGACGAAAAAGATAAAGGAATCTCAATTACAATTGTCAACTTAACCGGAACCGTGTTGATGATTACTCTACCGATCCTTACTTCCTTTTTTTATCATCACGAAGTCATACCTACCAGCGCTATGATTGGGGGCACATTGCAATCAATTGGACAAGTCATTGCTTCTGCCAAGCTTGTAAGTGATGGAGTCGTGCAATATGCTACAATTTTTAAAATTATTCGGATTATTTTTTTGGTCGTTGTCGCATTTGCTTTTTCAAAAATGAATACCCAAAATCATGGCCGCCTCTTTGATAAAAAGTGTATAAAACACTCTAGCCAAACAACGAAAAAAACCAAGATTGGCATTCCTTGGTTTATCCTCGTCTTCTTTGCTTGTTGCCTCTTTGTCACTTTTATCAAAGTACCGCACTTTTTACCCCTGACTGCTAAAACAATCAGCAATCAGTTTGAAATCATTGCCCTAGCCGGGATTGGCATGCGTGTAAAATTTGCCGATCTCATCAAAGAAGGCCCCAAAGCAATGATGTACGGTCTCTCGATTGGGTTTTCCCAAATCATCATCGCCTTGCTCCTCATTGCTCTTTTCTTTTAA